One region of Pagrus major chromosome 7, Pma_NU_1.0 genomic DNA includes:
- the LOC140999823 gene encoding trypsin-2, translating to MSPLQTSTALLLLALSVSETYAARIIGGQEVRPYSIKYQVSLQNDKGKHYCGGTLVRDKWVVSAAHCWIPNSLMKVVLSEHNLKKTEGFEQVRSVRRTFVHNYNYKTFNNDIMLIELSEPVLLNAYVQPAELPDENTPPLNYDICTVSGWGVTQIYSAYLSPVLRAVDVRIMGYCSYYYWGRITPNMLCAGSRMGGKDSCQGDSGGPLMCNGRLEGIVSWGISCANPFFPGVYTKVRNYVSWINWIIKTNTP from the exons AGACGTACGCAGCAAGGATCATCGGGGGTCAGGAGGTCAGGCCCTACTCTATCAAATATCAGGTGTCCTTGCAGAATGATAAAGGGAAACATTACTGTGGAGGAACCTTGGTGCGGGATAAGTGGGTGGTGTCTGCTGCCCACTGCTGGATACC GAACAGCTTGATGAAGGTGGTGCTAAGTGAACACAACCTGAAGAAAACTGAGGGTTTTGAACAGGTCCGTAGTGTCAGAAGGACATTTGTccacaactacaactacaagaCATTCAACAATGACATCATGCTCATCGAG CTGAGTGAGCCGGTGCTGCTGAATGCCTACGTCCAGCCAGCTGAGCTGCCCGATGAAAACACCCCCCCACTTAATTATGACATCTGCACAGTGAGCGGCTGGGGTGTGACGCAGATTTACAGTGCCTACCTCTCCCCTGTGCTACGTGCTGTGGACGTGAGAATAATGGGTTACTGCAGTTATTACTACTGGGGGAGAATCACTCCAAACATGCTGTGCGCTGGATCTCGGATGGGTGGCAAAGATTCCTGCCAG GGTGACTCCGGTGGTCCCCTGATGTGCAACGGCCGTTTGGAGGGCATCGTCTCTTGGGGTATCAGCTGCGCAAACCCGTTCTTCCCTGGAGTCTACACCAAAGTGAGGAACTACGTTTCGTGGATCAACTGGATTATCAAAACTAACACGCCATGA
- the LOC140999609 gene encoding tubulin alpha-1B chain, whose protein sequence is MRECISIHVGQAGVQIGNACWELYCLEHGIQPDGQMPSDKAIGGGDDSFNTFFSETGAGKHVPRAVFVDLEPTVIDEVRTGTYRQLFHPEQLITGKEDAANNYARGHYTIGKEIIDLVLDRIRKLADQCTGLQGFLVFHSFGGGTGSGFTSLLMERLSVDYGKKSKLEFSIYPAPQVSTAVVEPYNSILTTHTTLEHSDCAFMVDNEAIYDICRRNLDIERPTYTNLNRLISQIVSSITASLRFDGALNVDLTEFQTNLVPYPRIHFPLATYAPVISAEKAYHEQLSVAEITNACFEPANQMVKCDPRHGKYMACCLLYRGDVVPKDVNAAIATIKTKRSIQFVDWCPTGFKVGINYQPPTVVPGGDLAKVQRAVCMLSNTTAIAEAWARLDHKFDLMYAKRAFVHWYVGEGMEEGEFSEAREDMAALEKDYEEVGVDSIEGEGEEEGEEY, encoded by the exons ATG CGCGAGTGTATCTCCATCCACGTGGGTCAGGCCGGTGTCCAGATTGGCAACGCCTGCTGGGAGCTTTACTGCCTGGAACATGGCATCCAGCCGGACGGTCAGATGCCCAGCGACAAAGCCATCGGAGGCGGAGATGATTCCTTCAACACCTTCTTCAGTGAGACGGGAGCTGGGAAGCACGTCCCCAGAGCTGTTTTCGTGGACTTGGAACCGACTGTCATCG ATGAGGTGCGCACTGGTACCTACCGCCAGCTGTTCCACCCTGAGCAGCTGATCACTGGCAAGGAGGATGCTGCCAACAACTACGCCCGCGGACACTACACCATCGGCAAAGAGATCATCGACCTGGTGCTGGACAGGATCCGCAAACTG gctgACCAGTGCACTGGCCTTCAGGGATTCCTGGTTTTCCACAGCTTCGGAGGTGGCACCGGTTCCGGTTTCACCTCCCTGCTGATGGAGCGTCTGTCTGTCGACTATGGCAAGAAGTCCAAGCTGGAGTTCTCCATCTACCCCGCTCCCCAGGTGTCCACCGCTGTGGTGGAGCCCTACAACTCCATCCTGACCACCCACACCACCCTGGAGCACTCTGACTGTGCCTTCATGGTAGATAACGAGGCCATCTACGATATCTGCCGCAGGAACCTCGATATCGAGCGTCCCACTTACACCAACCTGAACAGGCTGATCAGTCAGATTGTGTCCTCCATCACTGCCTCCCTTCGTTTCGATGGTGCCCTCAATGTTGATCTGACAGAGTTCCAGACCAACTTGGTGCCATATCCCCGTATCCACTTCCCTCTCGCCACCTACGCCCCCGTCATCTCTGCTGAGAAGGCTTACCATGAGCAGCTCTCAGTGGCTGAGATCACCAATGCCTGCTTCgagccagccaatcagatggTGAAATGTGACCCTCGCCACGGCAAGTACATGGCTTGCTGCCTCTTGTATCGTGGTGATGTGGTGCCCAAAGATGTGAATGCTGCCATTGCCACCATCAAAACCAAGCGCTCCATCCagtttgtggactggtgccCCACCGGTTTCAAGGTTGGCATCAACTACCAGCCACCCACTGTAGTTCCTGGTGGAGACCTGGCCAAGGTCCAGAGGGCCGTGTGCATGCTGAGCAACACCACCGCTATTGCAGAGGCCTGGGCTCGACTCGACCACAAGTTCGATCTGATGTACGCTAAGCGTGCTTTTGTGCACTGGTATGTGGGTGAGGGtatggaggagggagagttcTCTGAGGCCAGAGAGGACATGGCAGCTCTGGAGAAGGATTATGAGGAGGTTGGCGTCGACTCCATTgagggtgagggagaggaggaaggagaggaataTTAA
- the pink1 gene encoding serine/threonine-protein kinase PINK1, mitochondrial: MSVKHAISRGLELGRSVFQLGLLKSGGRVVAKLRADRLRVGPSVRTVQPQAFLPSRYRYYRTSLKGLAAQLQSAGFRRRFGGGSPRNRAVFLAFGLGVGLIEQQLEDDRNSAATCQEIQAVFRKKRFQSPLKPFTSGYKLEDYIIGNQIGKGSNAAVYEAAAPFAPPKESKSSLVELREDEEEGGTARSLTCCSLKTFPLAIKMMWNFGAGSSSESILKSMSQELVPAGPLALKQEKEQITLDGEFGVLPKRVSAHPNVIRVHRAFTADVPLLPGAQEEYPDVLPARLNPAGLGNNRTLFLVMKNYPCTLRQYLEASTPGRRLGSLMVLQLLEGVDHLCRQGIAHRDLKSDNVLLEFDSDGCPRLVITDFGCCLAQSDSSLQLPFNSIWVNRGGNASLMAPEVTTAVPGSGVVIDYSKADAWAVGAISYEIFGQQNPFYHAVGLESRSYQEKQLPPLPASVPADVQLVIGLLLRRNPSKRPSARVAADMLHLSLWGRKALANQDSVGMRKLVDWLLCQSAVVLLRGCSGPSGNTVEAELQRSFLSNLDLEDLRTAVGFLLYGREQRQACILSA, from the exons ATGTCTGTGAAACACGCCATTAGCCGGGGGCTCGAGCTGGGCCGGTCGGTCTTTCAGCTGGGTCTCCTCAAATCCGGTGGCCGAGTCGTAGCAAAGCTCCGAGCTGACCGTTTGCGTGTAGGCCCGTCGGTCCGCACCGTTCAGCCTCAGGCTTTCCTGCCGTCTCGGTACCGCTACTACCGCACCTCTCTGAAGGGCCTGGCAGCCCAGCTTCAGTCCGCCggcttcaggaggaggttcgGCGGCGGGTCCCCGCGGAACAGGGCCGTGTTTCTGGCTTTCGGTCTCGGCGTGGGGCTCATTGAACAGCAGCTTGAAGATGACAGAAACAGTGCTGCGACCTGTCAGGAGATCCAG GCTGTGTTTCGCAAGAAAAGATTCCAGAGCCCTCTCAAGCCGTTCACGTCTGGATATAAACTGGAGGATTACATTATTGGGAATCAGATCGGGAAAGGCTCCAATGCTGCTGTGTACGAGGCTGCGGCTCCGTTCGCCCCACCGAAGGAGAGTAAGAGCTCCCTGGTGGAGCTGagggaagatgaagaggaaggggGAACTGCTCGATCTCTGACGTGCTGCTCGCTTAAAACCTTCCCTCTGGCTATCAAGATGATGTGGAACTTTGGG GCAGGGTCGTCAAGCGAGTCCATTTTAAAATCCATGTCACAGGAGCTGGTGCCTGCAGGTCCTCTGGCCTTAAAGCAGGAAAAAGAACAAATCACTCTGGATGG AGAATTTGGAGTTCTGCCCAAAAGAGTGTCAGCGCACCCTAATGTGATCAGAGTGCACCGGGCTTTCACAGCAGATGTCCCGCTGCTGCCAGGTGCCCAGGAAGAGTATCCAGACGTACTGCCAGCCAGGCTTAACCCTGCTGGTCTGGGCAACAATCGCACTCTTTTCCTGGTCATGAAAAA CTACCCCTGCACGCTGCGTCAGTACCTGGAAGCATCCACGCCAGGCCGCAGGCTGGGCTCTCTGATGGTGCTGCAGCTCCTCGAGGGGGTCGACCATCTGTGCAGACAGGGCATCGCTCACAGGGATCTCAAATCAGACAACGTGCTGTTGGAGTTTGACTCTG ATGGTTGCCCTCGTTTGGTTATCACTGACTTTGGCTGCTGCCTGGCACAGAGTGACTCCAGCCTACAGTTGCCCTTCAACAGCATATGGGTCAACAGAGGAGGGAATGCCTCCCTTATGGCCCCTGAG GTGACCACTGCAGTTCCAGGGAGTGGTGTGGTGATCGACTACAGTAAGGCGGACGCCTGGGCCGTGGGTGCCATCTCCTATGAGATCTTCGGCCAGCAGAACCCGTTCTATCACGCGGTGGGACTGGAGAGCAGGAGTTACCAGGAGAAGCAGCTTCCTCCTCTGCCCGCCAGCGTTCCAGCTGATGTGCAGTTAGTGATCGGACTGCTCCTCAGGAGGAACCCAAGCAAG CGCCCCAGTGCCCGTGTGGCTGCTGACATGCTACATCTCAGCCTCTGGGGACGGAAGGCCCTGGCCAATCAGGACAGCGTCGGCATGAGGAAGCTGGTCGATTGGCTGCTGTGCCAGTCTGCTGTGGTTCTCCTGAGGGGCTGCAGTGGACCCAGTGGGAACACGGTGGAGGCGGAACTTCAGAGGAGCTTCCTGTCTAACCTGGACCTGGAGGACCTGCGCACCGCTGTGGGCTTCCTCCTGTATGGGCGAGAGCAGCGTCAGGCCTGCATCCTGTCTGCGTAG
- the agmat gene encoding guanidino acid hydrolase, mitochondrial, producing the protein MFPLWRHLSSVTRRVISPSAADFLSLRPPQTSLSVCVSPNRKSSGKRFNVPPSAEFVARVSGIPTMAKLPFQETADGLDAAFVGVPIDTGTSNRPGARFGPRQIRVESALLRSYNSGTRAGPYDSIMVADIGDVNVNLYDLKDTCKRIREAYRKILATGCIPLTMGGDHTIAYPILQAVAEKHGPVGLVHVDAHADTSDVVLGEKIGHGTPFRRCVEEGLLDCKRVVQIGLRGTGYSADSYEWNRAQGFRVVQVEECWFKSLAPLMAEVRAQMGSGPVYLSFDIDALDPGFAPGTGTPEIAGLTPIQGVEIIRGCRGLNLVGCDLVEVSPPYDTTGNTALTGANLLYEMLCVLPKVKYF; encoded by the exons ATGTTTCCACTGTGGAGACACTTGAGCTCTGTGACCCGCCGGGTTATTTCTCCGTCTGCAGCGGACTTCCTCTCTCTCCGGCCACCGCAAacttctttgtctgtctgcgTGAGTCCCAACAGAAAGTCTTCAGGTAAACGCTTCAATGTGCCACCGAGCGCCGAGTTTGTCGCGCGGGTGTCGGGGATCCCCACCATGGCCAAGCTGCCCTTCCAGGAGACGGCGGACGGGCTCGATGCGGCGTTCGTCGGCGTCCCGATCGACACCGGGACCTCGAACCGACCCGGAGCCAG GTTTGGTCCGAGGCAGATCAGAGTGGAGTCTGCCCTGCTGAGATCTTACAACAGTGGCACCAGGGCAGGACCGTATGATTCAATCATGGTGGCTGATATCGGGGACGTCAATGTGAATCTGTACGACCTGAAGGACACCTGCAAACGCATCAGGGAGGCCTACAGGAAGATCCTGGCTACCGGCTGTATTCCTCTGACTATGG GTGGCGATCACACAATCGCATATCCAATCCTGCAAGCTGTTGCTGAGAA GCACGGCCCGGTGGGTCTGGTCCATGTGGATGCTCACGCCGACACCAGTGACGTGGTCTTGGGGGAGAAAATCGGACACGGGACTCCATTCAGACGTTGTGTGGAGGAGGGGCTGCTGGACTGTAAGAGAGTGGTCCAGATCGGCCTGCGTGGTACAGGCTACTCTGCAGATTCGTATGAATGGAACCGTGCGCAG GGTTTCCGTGTGGTGCAAGTGGAAGAGTGTTGGTTCAAATCTCTGGCTCCTCTGATGGCTGAGGTCAGGGCTCAGATGGGCAGCGGTCCAGTGTATCTCAGTTTTGACATCGATGCTCTCGACCCCGGCTTCGCCCCCGGAACAGGCACGCCAGAGATAGCAGGGCTCACTCCCATACAG GGAGTCGAAATTATTCGAGGCTGCCGTGGTCTGAACCTGGTTGGATGTGATCTAGTGGAGGTGTCTCCTCCCTACGACACCACAG GGAACACCGCCTTGACTGGTGCCAATCTCCTTTATGAAATGTTGTGCGTCCTCCCAAAAGTGAAATACTTCTGA